The Elaeis guineensis isolate ETL-2024a chromosome 11, EG11, whole genome shotgun sequence genomic interval TAAGGAGATTCAGTCGAGGATACACAATAAGATACAACCATCTCAATTATCATAGCTTTTAACTTcaaatatatttcatatatattctTAACATCCTTATCTACCATGAGCTTAACAAGTATTCTTAAATTATTAGAAAtatagaatttgatttctatcattGCAGGAGATAGATGCTTCCATCTCTCTACTATTTTATTGACAATGTAATTGAGGTTGAGTCttgtaaaattaaaataatatggcCCTTGCTACCATACGAGCACATAGTCATGAAAATTGAATTTTTGACGTTCTTAGAATTCGTAACTATTAGAAAGCTAGATGAAATCGTTTAAAATGCTAAATGAGTTCTTTTAAATCCCTTCGACAATAATGAATAACAAATCTCTGAAAAATtgagtaaatttttttaaaacctgATGTTTGTATCAGAATATTCTGACTTAAGTACAATTAAATTTGGGGAGGCCAAAACGAATAGGAAATTTCTCAAAACTTGATCTGTGTTTGAAGCAATTTGAGAAGGTCAGAATGGACAGAAAACCCTCAAAAAATAAATGTCAACATCAGAAAATTCAGACTTGAGTTTTGACAAATTTAAAAGGATAAAAATGGATAGAAAATCCTCAAAGAGTGGCCTTCTGctgttttttctaaaaaatagagGAACGTTTCGTAAAGTAGAGAATCGAAAACGTTACGTAAAGTAGGTGTGAAATGGTACTTtcggtatttttttaaaatcatctgGCACCAAAGCTTATGCGTTATGCTAAATAGGGACTGGGAGTTATAGTTTTCGTAAACAGAGAGTTTTCATTAAAATGACGTCAATTGGGAAATCGATAATTAATCAGGAGTTGGGGCGTGGCACCCGTAGTCATTTCTGAAAGCAATATATGAATCTCTAAAGAATGCCTCATAATTCCATACTTGAATACACTTGAAAGTTATTGGCAATTATAATTAGTGTTATCAAATTAGAGGACCACACGGCATGTTTAATGAAAGAAAGGCTTATGAAATAGAAAGATCATGCCACTTCTTGTTTGTATATGAAATAAGGTTCAAATAAATAAAACAGTACTTCAAACACAGAAAAATAAGTGGATCGCTGTCACCAGTTGTTGGTGACATTTAACAAATAGAGTTAACTGCCATAATTACAACTCCAAAAGAATTTCTTATTATGATTGACAAAAATGCTACATGCCTTTATGATGCTAACCAAATTATTAAGGATGTTATGTTGAGTTTTGTTGTGCCAAACTTCTGAGAATTTAACCACAAACAGGGATGCATGCACTTTTTAACCATGCTACACGTCCTTTTCTTTCAAGATTGGAATACTCAATTAAGGTTGCGTAAAGTAGCAGCTAGTTAAGACCTGGGGTTAAGGAACGGTACAACCCTAAGAATGATAGAAGTGCATTACAGCATAACTAAAAACATCTTAATCCCTCTGGATTCATTGTTACTCagcatttagattttttttttcccaattaAATAAGATGCATGCCCAGAGAAGAATCTTCCAATTCATCATCTATGTACCAACACCTTCAAAAAGTGTATTGAAATGACTGATACTCATATGCACAGACAGATTGTCCATATGGAATATATGCTGCCATCTTTAGAATCCAACCGAGTGGCAAAATATATAGCAAACAATCTAATATGCAATAAAATCTAGAACTATTCCCAGCAATTTGAAAATACCCAAGATAGGGTAGTTTGTCTACCAAGCACAAAGTCATAAAGAGTTCTTGAAAACTATGTGATATTTTTATGCTCAATTTGGCATTTGATGCCTCATGAACATTAAGGAATCTCAATTTACTAATTATCCTTAAAATCAAGATGTCTCTGTCTAAGACAAACAAAAATTCCATGATCTTCAAATGAAGCTGCTATCAAGAGATGTCTTTTCTTAGAAGTACTTCATAACAAGTGAGATTCGCTACAGCTCCTTGCAGGACTCTTGGTCATACCTTCTACCAAAGTAACCAAACTAAGGTTATTAAACCAAAGACACTTTCTTGAACCCTCACAATTGCAGAATGTTCTCTCTGCAGTATTTTTAGACAGGTGGGCCAGGATGACCATTTGCCAATTCTTTCACCTTCTGAACCATCATCTGAGTAGATAGGAGtcttatcataaaaatataaaaatatgtcagacTCCAATGAGATCAGCAGAATATCAAGATAACAAGGCCAACTAGTCATGATTGTACTCAATTTTCAACTTTGCCCCTGTTTAGATTTGTTGGATAGTTATTGGAACTAGTTTTGGACAATTACTTAACAGGTTGTCGCTTTGTATGCTCGTGGAGCCAAGCCCTACACGTTGCAGGTTGCTAAGTCTCTTTTTTGGTGCAATCGAGTTGGGGATGATAGGGAAATACATGAACAACTAAAAATATCAATAAGTTGGGATAGCATGCTATCTAGATAAGCTTAGCGTACTTTAAAGTGGGCTTAAGCTACAATTAATACACTTGACCTGGGTTTGCACCCAAAAGAATCCTTAACAAGCTATGATGGGGTTTAGTTGTTGTTGTTGTCAATAAAATATATAAGCATCATTATATGCATTAAATATttgtattatatataataattaattagttcctaatgataaaatatttattgttatatttatatatttcaaGTCAgccatctgaaaataaaaattggtTATTATTTGGAATGAAAAATATAAACTATCTATACATGCAAAGGGGTTAGCACATACCCCAGGCAAGTTTCAGTCAGATTTGAACATAAATATTTAGATTGGGCTTGGGGGAAAGCTGGGATTTAGTTAAGAATGGCTGTCATGCGCTTGTGCTAGGTTGTTCAGGGCCTACCTCCAACTAATTACAGATGGCTCCTAGCCTGGTCCACGGACAACCTATCAATTACAGAACATAGAGTAACCGTGATGAAACTAGTTGCTGGTTtacattctatatatatatatatatatatatttgtaagaCGGTCATTTCATGTCTGTTTTATGagtataatttaaaaaatcaaaaaaaaaatatttcggaAGGACATCGGCAATAGAgagatattattttaaattttataagaatACTGAATAACAAATCAGATCATCCAGTCTATTGTACTATTCATCTCATGATAAATATGCTGCATCTTGTTAAAAAGATGTCTCCACATGCGACTTTGAATATTGTGTATCGGAGGGTCATACGTAGCTCTTGATGCCCCTGCAACCAGATAATTTCCTTTGGAGATTGGTGGGTCTACGCATGCATGGCGAATGGGCATTATTACGAGGGTTAATTTTGTTGTCTCATCAGAGTAAAGTATTTGCATGCCGGTccccaagagaaagaaaaagaaaaatcaaattaaatccatttCCCGAAAGTGAACCTGGTCAGAAGACGTTGTTGTCAGACTCCGTTttccatcaatatcagacataatcTTCAAAAGCTAGTCCGGGAACAATCCATCAACGTATACTTTTATAACTCTTGAGTCCTAACCGTGGGGTGGCCCATCTCATGAGTACCGGCACTCCAACAAAGCCGAAAGGCCACCCAAAGTGGGGTCAGGCTTTCCACAAGCAAACCATGGCCCATCCATCCCCTCCCCACCCCACAGCCCCACCTTCCTCGAGTGCCAACCGTTCTCCAATTCTAAGGCGGCCATCATTTGGCACCTGCCCACTTTTGATATGACAACTAGCTGCCCTTTCCCCACCTGAACAACCCTTCCAAAGCTCTAGCCATGCTTTAGAGCTGGCGAGGACACTACACACCCactcagagagagagagtgagggagagagagagagagagggtggccaAAACAGCAATACTCATGGCAACCTCAGGGGAGAGCAGGTGCACCTCCCTTGTGTGCTCTTGTTATGCACCAGTTAAGTATCACAGTAGCAAGAGCATTGAGGGAAGAGATGGCACAAAGGGCAGTAAGGGTATAAGTGGGAAGAGAGCTGGTCATGCCGGTGTCAAAGGTGTGTCTCATAAGCCATGCGTACAACCACATCCTGTTCCTCTGAAGAGCAACCTTAAGAAACCAAATAGGGTGGgagaacagcagcagcagcagcagcaggagGTGGTGGTGATGAtgagggagggaaggaggaaggTGAGCTGGTCTGATGCCCATGGCAGAGACCTTGCCCATGTTCAGGAGTTTTACTCAAGGTTCAAAGTTACACAGACATTTTCTGGTTCTCAATTTGTTGTTCGACTTCTGAACCAAAACAATTTGTTTGTAGTGGGTCGATATGTTGTCTGATTTGCTGTTCTGAATCTTTGTAGTGAGCTGGATGAGGGGGAGTTTAAAGTAGTAGGAGGGTCTTGCATTTGTGTCATTCAGTGAAGAAGGTGGTCAGAAGAGGTAAATGTTATATGCAACCCTAACTGTTCATTTTGTAGTGAGATTTGGGGGTGTTCTGGATAAGCACACTCACAAACATAGAAGAGATTTTATTTGATTCCACTGGTTGAGGACACCACATCCTCTCAGAATTAGCTACTTGCCAATTTAGAGCAGGATGGCATGGAATGATAAATTCAGCTGATTGATTAGTAGCATAGATCTTGTTATTGATGTGAAAAGCAACAACACAAGCTTTTttctttctgaaaaaaaaaaaaaaaaaaaaggcagaggACCAAGTCTCTGCACACCAtctctctttccatttatttatttatttatttttgcatttCTTTTGTATTAAATTCTGAACAAAATTCCCATCTGCCTATCATAAGATTCAGGCCCAACCTCCCTCATTAGGGGATAGTTGTCTCTACCACTGGACCAACCAAAAGGATATGCAATTATGCTTAGATCATGTTTAATTGAACCACATATGCAAGTCAGGCAAAAATGATTGCAATATGCTACATTTTTAAATAAATGGGAAGTCAATAAGGAACACTTTTTAATAGTTTAAGACTGAATGTTACTTATGAATCAATAAATCAGTATGTATTATTCCACTGCATCCTTAACGAACCCTGCTGACCTAACAAGAAAAGATTATTAGGTGTCATAATATACAAGACCAACACTTGGGAAACTTATTATTAGGTGTCATGATTTACAAAACTGACGCATGGGAAACTTATCTCATCCATTAGGAACCATTTTATGAATCCTCAGCTGTCAATTTTCCAAGTATGTTAGGTATGCCTTCAAGATTTTCTGGATATTTCGTTCTCATAACTTCTTTTGCTAAAGCTTGAGTGGTTTCTTGGACACTTGCTTCCAATATGAACTTTGAGTATTTAGAGATGCCCTCATTGTCAAGAAGGCTTAGAAGTCAGTGACTTCTCTATTCGAAAAGAAGCATGAACAATAAACATTGATTGACAGGCTAAGATATTCCTATTGTTGAGACAGCCCACACATGTTAACTTGCGCCTTCTTAACAGACTTGAGCACCTTTTTTATTAGTGGAGCCTAGTTAAGTATCTGGTGGACATGTGTGTTCCATCTCAGTCAGTTCTCCATGACTTTGTTCCCAATCAACATTATAATTAAATCTCCTTTGTCTTAttcatttttttgacatattatcTTTAATGCTCTAAATGATCAGAGGAAGATGGAATAAAGCAAGTACATGAGAAATTCTTTCTTATAAGCAGGAGCCCTCATCATCTAAATTTCTGTTCCTCTGCATGTCCTGTCAAAAATTAGACTTATGAGACCAATTCCTTGCTACCAATGGGACTTCTAATCTCAAAATGCTTTTGTACAGATTCTTCACTTCATGCTACCTCTTCCTAAGTGCCTCCATCCATtgcaatttaatattatatatcatGCCCTCTATTCTTTTCTGAGTCAGCATCTTATGCATAGGAAAATATTGATCCAGTCATTGTTGTGTTTGATAATGTTGCTAGTAGCTTGATTACTGCACAACCACAAACTTTCATCACAATATaattattgagtttttttaatgtTCAAAATTGGTCTAATATCAATTTTATTGACATGTGCCCATACATAAATTGGGTATCATAACCATAACTGGTGTACTCTATGATGCTAAGTACACTTTGACATGGATAAATTATTTGCTGAGGTAGTGGCTGAGGTTCAGGTGTGAGAAACACCAGAAGCAGACGTGCATTGTGATTGAGGCATGATAGAATTGCTTTCTGATGTTTGACAATGATGTATTTACTGATAGGCCCCATTTTATTGGATAATGGAACTTCTGATTTCACTGGATACAGAAGGTGTAAATGAGTGATTAGACAATGGCTATGCTAAGATGAGGTTGCTCGAGAATGATTGACTCTAGTTGAGACAAGAATTTGTGATGGCCCCATAATAAGTTGGAAGAAGAAATACCTGCACTAGCAGCAGTTACTGTGAAAAGGAACCATCAGAGTTGATGGAAGCCAAGATTGTAAAAACAGCCAGAGAAGTGAGTCActgttgatgaattttttttattactagCTTGCACCAGCCAATTTCATGTTCATGGTTACAACCAATGTAAGGGTTCTAATATGTCAAGTGACACTGATGCTTGCAAAATTATTATCACTACTGACCAGGGATGTTATGGTAGAGCCAACTCAACTCACAAACAAAAGGCAATGATAGTGGTGTAATCAGGTAAATTAACGAAGTATCAAGCTGCTGAAATACCAAAGGTGTCCAGAGGATGCCTAAAACCCCAACAAAAGATCTAACATTTTCTCGATGCTCTTAAGTAGGAAAAATAGGCTGCAAAGATACACAGGCACTAACATATATAGAAATGTAAGATGTGCCAAATGACATGTTGAACATTTGGTAGGTAAAACGAAGTACAAGAAAATTTGAGCCTCAAATGATCGCAAATAATCATCAGAGTAGTGTAGTTCTCTTGAATGATTAGCAATGTGGCTGAACACAAACTTCTATAAAGAGAATTGAGGGATTTTAAAAGGATTCTAGAGAACTTGAAAACTTAGTAACATAGTTTAG includes:
- the LOC105053614 gene encoding uncharacterized protein: MATSGESRCTSLVCSCYAPVKYHSSKSIEGRDGTKGSKGISGKRAGHAGVKGVSHKPCVQPHPVPLKSNLKKPNRVGEQQQQQQQEVVVMMREGRRKVSWSDAHGRDLAHVQEFYSSELDEGEFKVVGGSCICVIQ